CGAGCGCCGCCGGCCGCATCCCATATCAGAGCTTCTCTGGGGCCGTCAGGGTTGGGGCTGTTGCGGTAAAGGCTGTACCCCCCGGCCAGAGCGCCATCGCCGCTGAGAGCAAGGATTTCGCCATGATTATCGCTATCGCCCCCCGGGATGAAGCCGACGGCGGTGGGGGTGGTCGAGTTGATCCAGACGCACGGCATGTAGAGGAAGACTCCGTTGATGTAGTAGCTCCAGCCGCCCTGGACGGAACCATTGCGTGAGACGGCTCTGGCCACGGCCTCGTTCTTTGTGGTTGGCGTGCCGAAGAGGGTGTTCAGCGGTTGACAGGGAGAGGCGCCGGTAAACTTCATGGGATTGCGGGCCCCGCCGGTGGGTGCCGTGCCCATGTACTGATACTGTCCGGCGAAGCAGCCGTTGTCCGAAACGGCGTGAAAATCGGAGTGGTCATGCCCGTTGTTGGGCAGGACAGGCAGGTCAACGGTACCGGTGCTCAGGCGGTAGCGGCAAGCCTGCCGGCCGTTGCCGTCGCCTCCGTTGATGGTGCTGCCGCTGATCCACAATTCGGAATCGCCGTTGGTGCCCAGGCCGGAGGCCGTCCATTCCAGCGTGTCGGCCTGCGGGAGGTTGGCGAACGCGCCTTGGCCGGCGGTGTTGCCCTCCCAGCACTTGGCCTTGTAGTTTGAGGCATTGCTGTTAATTGCCACCACGATGTTACCATTGTATACGCCGACGCCGGCCGCGCCGGCGCTGGTGGCGTCGGTGGGAAGGCCAAGATCTCTGATGCCGCCGCCGGCGGTCCAGATGAACGGCCGGCCGCCGCTGTTGCCGCAGATCACGGAGCCATCGGTGGCGATGCCGGTGACCACGCTGGACGTTGCTCCCGGGGCTGTTCCCAACCCGATGAACTCAGCCGTGGTGACGTTCAGTCTTGCCTTGGCCGAAACGATGCTGCCGTAGGGATTGGACACCAGGCAGTCGTAGACGGCCGCATCGCTCAAATCGGCCGTGGTGATCGTCAGCGTTGGCGCATTTGTGCCGCCGTACCGACCGCCGTCGACAAGGTCTCGTCCGTTCTTGCGCCACTGATAGACCAGCGGAGACGTGCCCGTGGCCTCGACGACGAAGCACGCGTTTCCGCCCGGAGCAATCGTTTGATCGTAGGGTTGCCGGGTGATTGCAGGCGAATCGAGCGGCTGAACATCGGGTCCGGCCATGAAGGAGTAAAGCGACGCGTTCCGCATGATGAAGCGCAGTCGGAGCGGTCTTACGTCTGCGGGCAGTTCGCTGTGGGATTGCCAGGTGACGATCTGATCGACGCTATCGCCTTGGAGTGGGACGCATTCGGTTTCGTCGTAGCCTGGGACAACCTGGTCGTCCGCATCGAGGACTTCGACTTTCAGCCAGCCGCCTGAGGTCCGGTAGTTGACGTGCAAGGGGCCGGATGCACCGAGCAGGCTCCTGGTGGACATGGTTCCACCGGTCGGTCCGGCATCGATAGAGACAAAGCCGTCCTTTCGAAGAGTTGCCAGACCGATGGCGCAGTTGAGCAACTTGGTCGCGTAACCGTGAACGTTGTCGCAGGCGCCGTAGTAGACCATGAGGGTGTCGCCGTTGAGCACGGGAGCGATGGCGGTGTAGAGCTGACCGTCATCCCATTGGCCAGGCGTTCCCAGGGGTAGGATGGGAGGGCGGTCCTGCTCCTCTCGTTTCCAGTGTACCCCGTCGCGGCTGCTGACCAATTCGGCGTACACCGGTCCGATGTAATAACCCTCCGCATCTGTTGCCCGGAAGATCCAGAGGAAGCCGAGGTACATGGTTTCGTACGCGAACACGGACATGCCGTAGAGATGGGTTCTCTGCACGGTTCCGGCCGGGACCCAGCGGTCATCGAAGGCATCGGGTTCGAGGATGAGTGCGAGCGGGGGCCAGCTTTCAATGCTTGCGGTCGTGGTGAGGCCGACACTGCGCCGCTTCAATCCGTTCACATAGGAGTTGAGCTTCACATAGCCTCGGAATTGTCGCACGAAAGGGTCCCACATGAACTGACCGACGTCGCCGCCGTCGGTGATGACGGGATTATTGGACAGATCGAAGGTGTGGATGCCGTCCGGCGAATACGCTCCCCAGTAGCCGCCGACGTCGAAGTTCATCAGCGTGTACTGCCGGTTGGGATCGGAGTTCCACGGCGTATGAATCACGGAAGTGATGCCGCTTTGCCCCGGTCGGACGAAGATCATGTTGTTGGCCGTTGAGCCGTGCCAGGACCGGATGCCGAGATTTGGCTTGGTCCAGGTGATTCCGTCGGGGCTGGTGGCGTAGAGGATGTTGCTACCGTCGTTGTCGGGGTCTTCGGGGCGCAAGGTGTGATACCACATGCGATACCCCGTTCCGGTCTCGTCGGGCAGGACCGTCCCGTAGATGTAGGCAACGCTATCCTCCCACGCCTCCGTGGGAAGGAGGACAGGGTTGCCAGGGTACTTTTCGAGGGAGTGATAGGTTCGGGCGGTGCCGTTTTTGTCGGCGATGAGGTAATCATCGACAAGTAGCTGCCAGGGGCCGGTCAGATCGCCGAGGGATTGTCGGGCCTGAGCGTCATTGCCGGGGGCTATCAAGATGCCTAGTGGGCCCAGGAACATGACAAAGAGACATGTCGGCCTTTGGACCACGTTCAATCCCTCCGATGACGGGCATCTGAGCGCGAGGTGGTCGATCCGTGGCGGGGGTTCATCCGCGCGTCCAACAGAATCGTCTCCGCGCTTTTTCATCATAGCAAAGCGGGAGCTGCGAGGCCATCCGGCGTGTCCGGGGCCGACGGTGTGGCGGGTGCCGGAGCCGGTCAGCGACATGGAAGGAAATACAGAGCCAGGCGAACGAGGCGATGTTCACGGTGTCTCCCGCTCAATGTGAGCGGCCAAGCCGCAGCATGCGCGCGGGTGTTGTCGGCTTTCAACGTGCCAACAGGTGTGCAACCAGGATCCCTGCATCTCTATTAGCCAGTCTAAGCCATCTTTTTCAGTTTTCCAGGCGCATCACGCGAGGGTCAGCAGCGGTGCATCTGCTTCGACCACCGGTGTATCAGTGAACGAAACAGAAACAAGATTGAGTCAACCGCCGGGCGTTACGTTCAGGTCGGTTCCGGAGGGTTGGTTCGTCGGGACGAGCAGGAACAACGCCGTCATTCTATCGGGTAAAACGCGTTAAGAGCTGTTCTGCGCAGTCTTCAGACGGATAGGCGTCGGCGACGTGATTCCGTCAGTCATTTTCGGGTAGAAAAACGGGTCAGTGTGGCAAGAAATCGTTGACAACGAAGGCGGCCTGTGATAC
The Phycisphaerae bacterium DNA segment above includes these coding regions:
- a CDS encoding immunoglobulin domain-containing protein is translated as MVQRPTCLFVMFLGPLGILIAPGNDAQARQSLGDLTGPWQLLVDDYLIADKNGTARTYHSLEKYPGNPVLLPTEAWEDSVAYIYGTVLPDETGTGYRMWYHTLRPEDPDNDGSNILYATSPDGITWTKPNLGIRSWHGSTANNMIFVRPGQSGITSVIHTPWNSDPNRQYTLMNFDVGGYWGAYSPDGIHTFDLSNNPVITDGGDVGQFMWDPFVRQFRGYVKLNSYVNGLKRRSVGLTTTASIESWPPLALILEPDAFDDRWVPAGTVQRTHLYGMSVFAYETMYLGFLWIFRATDAEGYYIGPVYAELVSSRDGVHWKREEQDRPPILPLGTPGQWDDGQLYTAIAPVLNGDTLMVYYGACDNVHGYATKLLNCAIGLATLRKDGFVSIDAGPTGGTMSTRSLLGASGPLHVNYRTSGGWLKVEVLDADDQVVPGYDETECVPLQGDSVDQIVTWQSHSELPADVRPLRLRFIMRNASLYSFMAGPDVQPLDSPAITRQPYDQTIAPGGNACFVVEATGTSPLVYQWRKNGRDLVDGGRYGGTNAPTLTITTADLSDAAVYDCLVSNPYGSIVSAKARLNVTTAEFIGLGTAPGATSSVVTGIATDGSVICGNSGGRPFIWTAGGGIRDLGLPTDATSAGAAGVGVYNGNIVVAINSNASNYKAKCWEGNTAGQGAFANLPQADTLEWTASGLGTNGDSELWISGSTINGGDGNGRQACRYRLSTGTVDLPVLPNNGHDHSDFHAVSDNGCFAGQYQYMGTAPTGGARNPMKFTGASPCQPLNTLFGTPTTKNEAVARAVSRNGSVQGGWSYYINGVFLYMPCVWINSTTPTAVGFIPGGDSDNHGEILALSGDGALAGGYSLYRNSPNPDGPREALIWDAAGGARQLQGWLSSQFGLNLAGWTLQEVRGISADGQILTGNGNHNGVSEGWMLRFTAHDPPPPTITQQPLSQVVCPGDTAMFQLAATGQGPLSFWWIKDGRALSDDGHYAGTDSPTLTISGITAADAGSYRCRITAGFNSIESDPANLAIWPTVPADLDGDCDVDQDDVIIFEACAAGPGIPYPDACPLMPDTQGRVAADFDGDGDVDQADFGAIQRCLTGHGTPADSHCRQ